ACAATGGCAGCCTAGGCCAAGGGCCAATTGAATGGCAGTAAAAACCCGAAATGTCAAGCTACTGTGTAGACTTCAATGTTGTTATCCGGTGCCAACGTCTCCTGGCATCTACATTTACCTGCCATGGTTGTCTGTACCCCCAACCATTCAGTAACACGTTCATAACGCGTTCTCTTCAGAGAAATAAACACAAACAGCCAGACATGGACGACACTTTGAGAGGAACCCAATAGAGGATTTGTCAGCTTGCTAGTTTGTGTATTCTATTTCACTAGCAAGGAAAAGTTTTAGTGTCGATATGGGTTTTGATAGTAGTTATCATTTTTGTTGCTGTCAGTAAAAAAGGAAAGGTGCAACTAAATGTAATTTGTTGTTTTCAGTTAAAACTTCTCTGCAGCCCGGTGGCCAGTGACTTGTTAACTTAAAGTTCATTTGGCCTTCATGCGTTAACAACATGATCTTTTAAGGAACTTGATGAGAAATGTAGTCAGTAACAGATCAAACACCCCCTCCTGCGCATATTCCCTTTCAAAAAAATAGAAATGACTTAGATTGATTtttcatttgtttattttttcagtTGGTAGTTAGTGGGTATTTTGATGAGCTTGCATTAAATTGGATATAGGCTATTGTTTCCACAAAGTAGCTAGCTATATCGCTCTAAATTAAATAGACAAAACAGAAAATTATAGTCAAATATTCTGGAAAAAGACCACTACCATCAAAATCTAACCATGGGGGACTCAATCTCCCGAAGAAATCATACTAGGAATCGACTCCGTGCTCAGCTTCGGAAGAAAAGGGAATCTTTGGCAGACCAGTTTGACTTCAAGATCTACATAGCCTTCGTGTTCAAAGAGAAGGTTAGTCCTAGAAGGATAAAGTACCGTCTACTACTAGTCTATGAAATGCACAGGGCCATTGAATGACCATTGACTGCATTTCCAAAGTCTTTCCTTGACTCATTCCCAGTCAGGATCTGAGAAGGTCAGAGTAAAGGAACCAAAGACCTTCtctaaaacatttaaattaaaaGGCGAGAGAAACAAATCAAGACTTTTTAGTTAAACAATGTTTTTTATGTTCCTAGAATGTtgtgcttttttattttttacatttcattaaCAATCATTTACCCTCTGCTTTGCCAGAAAAAGAAGTCTGCACTTTTCGAGGTAGCCGAAGTGGTTCCGGTGATGACCAACAACTATGAAGAGAACATCCTCAGAGGTGTGCAGGAGTCCAGCTACTCCCTGGAGAGCTCCATAGAGCTCCTGCAAAAAGATGTTGTGCAGTTGCACGCTCCGCGATACCAGTCGATGCGTAGGGTAAGTCAGCCATGAGCGTTCAAGCCACGTAAAAGACATGCTTCCAGTTTCAGCCATATCCAAATCCTTTCCACCATCCGTCTGTCTGCATCCGTCTTTGATGGTGAAGTCAGCTCTTGGTTGTACGGTCAATACGTACTTACACCTTGCTTGTATTTTGTCCCAGGATGTCATTGGTTGCACTCAGGAGATGGACTTCATCCTTTGGCCGCGCAATGATATAGAGAAGATTgtctgcctcctcttctccagaTGGAAGGGGGCGGATGACGAGCCCTACAGGCCTGTTCAGGTAGGATGCCTACGCTCGGCTGCTTTCACCTGCTTATCCTCTGTGTCATCTGGCACAGAGCCTGGTGCCTCTCAAATCGCTCGGCTTGGTCTAGCCAGCCAGGCCTATGTGCACCAATAAACAATCAGTTTATAGAAAGGTACGGAAGGGCCTCGGCGCCGCAGTGAAGAACGCGACCGAAGGAATTGCCCAGTCATAGTCTCTGGACCCTGTTGTCCTGACCCCACAGGCCAAGTTTGAATTTCATCACGGAGACTACGAGAAGCAGCTGTTGCACGCCGCGGGACGCAAGGACAAGGCTGGGATGGTGATGAACAACCCGGCGCAGTCTGTGTTCCTCTTCATGGATCGACAGCACTTACAGGTCAGTCCCTCCATACAGAAGTATGAGGCCAGTATCCGTGTGCAAAGGGTCACCCAGGCTGTCTGGTCATTG
Above is a window of Osmerus mordax isolate fOsmMor3 chromosome 18, fOsmMor3.pri, whole genome shotgun sequence DNA encoding:
- the c18h6orf62 gene encoding uncharacterized protein C6orf62 homolog; translated protein: MGDSISRRNHTRNRLRAQLRKKRESLADQFDFKIYIAFVFKEKKKKSALFEVAEVVPVMTNNYEENILRGVQESSYSLESSIELLQKDVVQLHAPRYQSMRRDVIGCTQEMDFILWPRNDIEKIVCLLFSRWKGADDEPYRPVQAKFEFHHGDYEKQLLHAAGRKDKAGMVMNNPAQSVFLFMDRQHLQTPKTKATVFKLCSLCLYLPQDQLTCWGVGNIEDHLRPYMPD